The window TCGCGGCGGACCACTGTCGCCCGGCGGGCCCGGACCAGCGCGATGATGATCACCAATAGCTCGGCGATCAACAGGCTCGGCGCGCGCAGGATCAGTTCGGAACCGATGTCGATTGCCTTCGTCTTCAGCCCGCCGTCGCTGCCGGTCGCCGGATGCAGGAAGCCGACCCCGGTGGTGATCGCCGCATAGACCAGCGGCGGCATGATGGCGACTCCGACCAGATCGTCCACATGCGTGCGCAGCGTGCTCGCGACGCAGGCCACGACGAACAGGACGCCGAAGATCCAACCCAGGTGCCCGAAGACTGCCACGTCCGCGGCGGCGCCCGCGGCCCCGATGATCAGCACGATCAGCGAGGCTCCGAAGGCGGTAAGCCCGCGGCGGTTGTTGCTGATGACGGTCGTCG of the Pseudofrankia saprophytica genome contains:
- a CDS encoding DUF6542 domain-containing protein; translated protein: MSLPDRQPAGPRGRTDRPRGPADRAPTGRRRSTLQPTTVISNNRRGLTAFGASLIVLIIGAAGAAADVAVFGHLGWIFGVLFVVACVASTLRTHVDDLVGVAIMPPLVYAAITTGVGFLHPATGSDGGLKTKAIDIGSELILRAPSLLIAELLVIIIALVRARRATVVRRERARTMANRARRDTRP